A genomic region of Alphaproteobacteria bacterium contains the following coding sequences:
- a CDS encoding prephenate/arogenate dehydrogenase family protein, with amino-acid sequence MAAGILYERVALIGIGLIGSSLARALRVEDLAGHIVGCARTAATLETARRLGLCDTTSQDPAAAAADADLVVLCTPLGTYRDLATAIAPALKPGATVTDVGSAKRCVIEDVGPRIPQGVHFIPGHPVAGTEHSGPEAGFAELFHGRYCVLTPPPGVDAAALDRLAEMWRRCGMDVETMDAEHHDLVLAITSHLPHLIAYTIVGTATDIEGQLRAEVAKFSAGGFRDFTRIAASDPIMWRDVFLNNRDAVLEVLGRFSEDLSALQRAIRWGEGDKLEQLFERTRDIRRSVIDAKQAYDEVEPPHPTGDRD; translated from the coding sequence ATGGCCGCGGGAATTCTCTACGAGCGGGTGGCGCTCATCGGCATCGGTCTCATCGGCTCGTCGCTGGCACGGGCACTGCGTGTCGAAGACCTCGCCGGTCACATCGTCGGCTGCGCGCGCACCGCAGCGACGTTGGAAACCGCTCGGCGTCTCGGACTCTGTGACACCACGAGCCAGGACCCGGCGGCGGCCGCCGCCGATGCCGACCTGGTCGTGTTGTGTACGCCGCTCGGCACCTACCGGGATCTGGCGACCGCAATCGCTCCCGCATTGAAACCCGGCGCCACGGTCACCGATGTCGGCTCGGCCAAGCGCTGCGTCATCGAAGACGTCGGGCCGCGGATTCCACAGGGGGTCCATTTTATACCCGGCCACCCGGTGGCCGGGACCGAGCATTCCGGTCCCGAGGCCGGTTTCGCCGAATTGTTTCACGGCCGCTATTGCGTGCTGACGCCGCCGCCCGGGGTGGACGCGGCAGCCTTGGACCGGCTGGCGGAGATGTGGCGGCGCTGCGGCATGGATGTCGAAACCATGGATGCCGAGCATCACGATCTGGTTCTCGCCATAACCTCGCATTTGCCCCACCTCATCGCCTATACCATCGTCGGCACGGCAACCGACATCGAGGGCCAGTTGCGCGCCGAGGTGGCGAAATTCTCGGCCGGCGGCTTCCGCGATTTTACCCGCATCGCGGCCTCCGATCCGATCATGTGGCGCGACGTATTTCTCAACAACCGCGACGCCGTCCTCGAAGTGCTGGGCCGTTTCTCGGAGGATTTATCGGCGCTCCAGCGGGCGATCCGCTGGGGCGAGGGCGACAAGCTGGAACAACTGTTCGAACGCACGCGCGATATCCGCCGTTCGGTGATCGACGCCAAGCAAGCCTATGACGAGGTCGAGCCTCCGCATCCGACGGGCGACCGAGACTGA
- a CDS encoding dienelactone hydrolase family protein has product MGEALELTAADGHRLQAYLARPAGAARGGLVVAQEIFGVNGHIRDVCDRFAAVGYAALAPALFDRLERGVELDYDSEGVAKGREMRGQVGWEAVAADISAARDRLSPEGPVGIVGYCWGGSVAWLGATEGGFAAAVGYYGGHIIELNDRDPKCPTMLHFGDRDAAIPLSDVEKIRLAHLDVTIYVYEDAGHGFNCDRRGSHDEAAAALALERTLAFFEQHIG; this is encoded by the coding sequence ATGGGCGAGGCGCTTGAACTTACGGCGGCGGACGGTCACCGGTTACAGGCCTATCTGGCGCGGCCGGCGGGTGCCGCACGTGGCGGGCTGGTAGTCGCCCAGGAGATTTTCGGCGTCAACGGTCACATTCGCGACGTCTGCGATCGTTTCGCGGCGGTCGGATACGCGGCATTGGCGCCGGCGCTGTTCGACCGCCTCGAGCGCGGCGTCGAACTGGATTACGATTCCGAGGGCGTCGCGAAAGGACGCGAGATGCGCGGTCAGGTCGGCTGGGAAGCGGTTGCGGCCGATATCTCCGCGGCGCGCGATCGCTTATCGCCCGAGGGCCCGGTCGGCATCGTCGGCTATTGCTGGGGCGGATCGGTCGCCTGGCTCGGTGCCACCGAGGGTGGCTTCGCCGCCGCGGTCGGTTACTACGGCGGTCACATCATCGAACTCAACGACCGTGATCCGAAATGCCCGACCATGCTTCATTTCGGCGACCGCGACGCGGCCATACCGCTCAGCGACGTCGAAAAAATTCGCCTCGCCCATCTCGATGTCACGATCTATGTCTATGAAGATGCCGGCCACGGCTTCAACTGCGACCGCCGCGGCAGCCACGACGAAGCCGCCGCCGCGCTCGCCTTGGAGCGGACGCTCGCCTTCTTCGAACAGCACATTGGCTGA
- the pheA gene encoding chorismate mutase, which yields MDDDGKSLGALRREIDEIDDDIHDLLMKRAAVAKRVGAAKGQTSVVFLRPAREASVLRRLAARHDGVFQVASVLHIWREIFAALTRLQGPYSVAVLQPEGAPDYRRLARAHFGAFTPITPLARAGHVVAAVRDGSASVGVLPMPDEDDPEPWWRYLISDNPDRTRIVSRLPSIETAEAHRDDLAALVIARVDFEDSGDDHSFLVFQSEEHISRGRLRTALAEGGFSQFLYAAWRDPEHPVSWQHLVELGGHFAADDATVQRLVGGFAPKIDKVHALGGYPVPVNLTAEPGAPGGGP from the coding sequence ATGGACGACGACGGCAAGAGCCTCGGTGCGCTGCGCCGGGAAATCGATGAGATTGACGATGACATCCACGATCTGCTGATGAAGCGGGCCGCGGTCGCCAAACGGGTGGGTGCGGCCAAAGGCCAGACATCGGTGGTGTTTCTGCGCCCGGCGCGCGAGGCTTCGGTCCTGCGCCGCTTGGCGGCGCGCCACGACGGCGTCTTTCAGGTGGCCTCGGTCCTGCACATCTGGCGCGAAATCTTCGCCGCGCTGACAAGACTCCAAGGACCGTATTCGGTGGCCGTGTTGCAGCCCGAAGGGGCCCCCGACTACCGCCGCCTCGCCCGCGCCCATTTCGGCGCCTTCACGCCGATCACCCCGTTAGCAAGAGCGGGTCACGTCGTCGCCGCCGTGCGCGACGGTTCGGCCAGCGTCGGCGTTCTGCCGATGCCCGACGAGGACGACCCGGAACCGTGGTGGCGTTACCTGATCTCCGATAACCCGGACCGGACGCGAATCGTGTCGCGTCTGCCGTCGATCGAGACCGCGGAAGCGCACCGCGACGATCTAGCCGCCTTGGTCATTGCGCGTGTCGATTTCGAGGATAGCGGCGACGATCACAGCTTTCTGGTCTTCCAATCCGAGGAACATATCAGCCGCGGGCGGCTTCGTACCGCGCTGGCCGAAGGCGGATTCAGTCAATTCCTCTACGCCGCGTGGCGGGACCCGGAGCACCCGGTGTCATGGCAGCATTTGGTCGAGCTGGGCGGACATTTCGCGGCCGATGACGCGACCGTCCAGCGTCTCGTCGGGGGCTTTGCGCCCAAGATCGACAAGGTGCACGCGCTCGGCGGCTACCCGGTGCCGGTGAACCTGACGGCCGAACCAGGTGCGCCGGGAGGCGGCCCATGA
- a CDS encoding class I SAM-dependent methyltransferase, which yields MRQDVVDLRDFYVSGRGAVARRMIRAAIARMWPDVRGLAVLGLGYPAPYLRPFKETAARVIAVMPPAQGVLHWPADDANATALADESDLPLPDLSVDRILAVHALEHSESMGATLRELWRVLSGNGRLLIVVPNRRGVWARYDKTPFGLGYPYSVAQLTRVLRDNMFTPTQSAHALYVPPLRQRPWLASAVAWENVGSRWFPGFAGVTLVEASKQLYAATPEPRRARLVVPARQARYPVGAARLRSSADSRPPG from the coding sequence ATGCGGCAGGACGTGGTCGATCTCAGAGATTTCTATGTCAGCGGCCGGGGCGCGGTGGCGCGGCGCATGATCCGCGCGGCGATCGCCAGGATGTGGCCGGACGTCCGTGGCCTGGCGGTGCTCGGTCTCGGCTATCCGGCGCCCTATCTGCGCCCGTTCAAGGAAACCGCGGCGCGGGTCATCGCGGTCATGCCGCCGGCGCAGGGGGTATTGCACTGGCCTGCCGACGATGCCAACGCCACAGCGCTTGCCGATGAGAGCGACCTGCCGTTGCCCGATCTCTCGGTCGACCGCATTCTCGCCGTCCACGCGCTCGAGCACAGCGAATCGATGGGTGCGACGCTCAGGGAGTTATGGCGTGTCTTGTCCGGCAACGGCCGGCTGTTGATCGTGGTTCCCAACCGCCGCGGGGTGTGGGCGCGCTATGACAAGACCCCGTTCGGTCTCGGCTACCCCTATTCGGTGGCACAGCTGACCCGCGTTTTGCGCGACAACATGTTTACGCCGACCCAGTCGGCACACGCGCTCTACGTTCCCCCGCTACGCCAACGACCGTGGCTGGCCTCGGCCGTCGCCTGGGAGAATGTCGGCAGCCGCTGGTTCCCCGGTTTCGCCGGCGTGACCTTGGTCGAGGCCTCGAAACAGCTCTATGCCGCGACCCCGGAGCCGCGGCGGGCCCGGCTCGTGGTCCCGGCACGACAGGCGCGATATCCGGTCGGCGCGGCACGGCTGCGCTCCTCGGCCGACTCCCGGCCGCCAGGATAG
- a CDS encoding histidinol-phosphate transaminase, which translates to MNAPRPRPGIMDIAPYVGGRAALPGIDRVIRLASNETPLGASPRARDAYRAQSESLHRYPDGGANALRAALGRHHGIDPARVVCGAGSDELISLLCRAYAGLGDEVLYSEHGFLMYAIAARVTGATPVAAPESGLRSDVDALLAAVTPKTRLVFLANPNNPTGSFITRDELDRLHTGLPPEVLLVVDGAYAEYVTRNDYASGLELARTAPNVVALRTFSKIYGLSALRIGWSYGSAEVAGVLNRVRGPFNVSAAALAAAEAALDDVPFTDAARTHNDIWLPWLSAELARIGLVAHPSVGNFILVEFPDGDRNADAANDFLNGRGIIPRKVANYGLPRCLRITVGLEDEMADVVAALNDFMS; encoded by the coding sequence ATGAATGCCCCCCGCCCGCGACCGGGAATCATGGACATCGCGCCCTATGTCGGCGGTCGGGCGGCGCTGCCGGGGATCGACCGCGTCATCCGGCTGGCTTCCAACGAGACCCCGCTCGGCGCCAGCCCGCGCGCCCGGGACGCCTATCGTGCGCAGTCCGAGAGCCTCCACCGTTACCCCGATGGCGGAGCGAATGCCCTGCGTGCGGCGCTCGGGCGCCACCACGGTATCGATCCGGCGCGGGTGGTATGCGGCGCTGGCTCGGACGAGTTGATCTCCCTGTTGTGCCGGGCCTATGCCGGCCTCGGCGACGAAGTGCTCTACAGCGAGCACGGCTTCCTGATGTACGCGATCGCCGCCCGCGTCACCGGCGCCACGCCGGTTGCCGCGCCCGAGAGCGGGCTGCGGAGCGACGTCGACGCGCTGCTCGCCGCGGTGACGCCCAAGACGCGGCTGGTGTTTCTGGCCAATCCCAACAACCCGACCGGCAGTTTCATCACCCGCGATGAACTCGATCGTCTCCATACGGGCCTGCCGCCGGAAGTGCTGTTGGTGGTCGATGGCGCCTACGCCGAATACGTGACGCGCAACGACTATGCCTCCGGCCTGGAGCTCGCGCGGACGGCCCCCAACGTCGTCGCTCTCCGCACTTTTTCGAAGATCTATGGGCTGAGCGCGTTGCGCATCGGCTGGTCCTACGGTTCGGCGGAGGTCGCCGGCGTGCTCAATCGCGTGCGCGGCCCGTTCAACGTGTCGGCGGCGGCGTTGGCGGCGGCGGAAGCCGCCCTCGACGACGTGCCGTTTACCGACGCGGCGCGGACCCATAACGATATCTGGCTGCCGTGGCTGAGCGCCGAGCTGGCCCGGATCGGGCTTGTCGCCCATCCCAGCGTCGGCAATTTCATCCTCGTCGAGTTTCCCGACGGCGATCGCAACGCCGATGCGGCCAACGACTTTCTCAACGGCCGCGGCATAATCCCGCGCAAGGTCGCGAATTACGGCCTACCCCGATGCCTTCGGATCACCGTCGGACTCGAAGACGAAATGGCCGATGTCGTCGCCGCGCTCAACGATTTCATGAGTTGA
- a CDS encoding gamma-glutamylcyclotransferase, translating to MFQSEDIWVFGYGSLMWHPGFDHCERAPALLRGYHRAFCLTSYRYRGTPEKPGLVLGLDRGGSCRGIAYRVAAERRDATLAYLHDREMVHYIYIPKALPVVLDDGRRVVAHTYTADPKHERYAGGLPVDELVQMVVQGHGERGACAEYLENTVRHLDELGINDGPLHDLLDRVAAVRGAV from the coding sequence ATGTTTCAGTCCGAGGATATCTGGGTGTTCGGCTACGGGTCGCTGATGTGGCATCCCGGCTTCGACCATTGCGAACGGGCGCCGGCGCTGCTGCGCGGTTATCACCGGGCATTCTGCCTGACCTCTTACCGCTACCGGGGCACCCCCGAAAAACCCGGCCTCGTGCTCGGTCTCGATCGCGGCGGCTCGTGCCGCGGTATCGCCTATCGGGTCGCCGCCGAGCGCCGCGACGCAACCTTGGCCTATCTCCATGACCGCGAGATGGTCCATTACATCTATATTCCGAAGGCGCTGCCGGTGGTGCTCGACGACGGCCGGCGCGTCGTTGCCCATACCTATACCGCCGACCCGAAACACGAACGCTATGCCGGCGGCCTACCTGTCGACGAGCTCGTGCAGATGGTCGTGCAGGGCCATGGCGAGCGCGGCGCCTGTGCGGAGTATCTCGAAAACACGGTCCGCCATCTCGACGAACTGGGCATCAATGACGGCCCCTTGCACGACCTCCTCGATCGCGTCGCCGCGGTGCGCGGCGCCGTTTGA
- a CDS encoding HAD-IA family hydrolase yields MDLSSFDALTFDCYGTLIDWESGIAAALRPWSERRGLGLDDGALVALFSRHESAVQEARPDALYPEILAGVLDRMAAEIGAEADAADRAAFSGSVADWPPFADSAAALAQLHKHYKLAVLSNIDRETFRPSNDRLGVAFDLIVTAQDVGSYKPALNHFHVGIAELAAMGIPQDRVLHVAQSLFHDHVPAKSLGLATVWINRQAGQDGATPPPPVDVTPDLEFPTLQAFADAVEATPE; encoded by the coding sequence ATGGATTTGTCCTCGTTCGACGCCCTCACCTTCGATTGCTACGGCACCCTGATCGACTGGGAGAGCGGAATCGCGGCCGCGCTTCGCCCGTGGTCCGAAAGACGCGGCCTCGGCCTCGACGACGGCGCCCTTGTGGCGCTGTTTTCGAGGCACGAATCGGCGGTGCAGGAGGCGCGGCCCGACGCCCTCTATCCGGAGATCCTGGCCGGCGTACTCGACCGCATGGCGGCCGAGATCGGCGCCGAGGCGGATGCCGCCGACCGCGCCGCCTTCTCCGGTTCGGTCGCCGATTGGCCGCCATTCGCCGACAGCGCCGCCGCTCTCGCCCAGTTGCACAAGCATTACAAGCTGGCGGTGTTGTCGAACATCGACCGGGAAACATTTCGTCCCAGCAACGACAGGCTGGGGGTCGCGTTCGACCTCATCGTCACCGCCCAGGATGTCGGCAGCTACAAGCCCGCGCTCAACCACTTTCACGTCGGCATCGCGGAACTGGCGGCGATGGGCATTCCGCAGGATCGTGTCCTCCACGTCGCCCAGAGCCTGTTCCACGATCACGTCCCGGCCAAATCGCTCGGCCTCGCGACGGTGTGGATCAACCGCCAGGCCGGCCAGGATGGAGCGACCCCGCCGCCGCCGGTCGACGTGACGCCGGACCTCGAATTCCCGACCTTGCAGGCCTTCGCCGACGCGGTCGAGGCGACGCCCGAATAG
- a CDS encoding glutathione S-transferase, producing the protein MKLRYAPTSPYVRKVVVCLHELGLDDRVERIATNVWDPETDIGGTNPLGKVPALVLDDGMVLFDSPVICEYINDLTGGTLFSSGDDRWWALRLEALADGILDAAILRLLEGRRPENLQSADWSARQRRAIDRALDVLEAEVEHWGETPTIGHITAGCALGYLDFRFGHEDWRPGRAKLASWYEAFAARPSMQASVPKDPPA; encoded by the coding sequence ATGAAGCTGCGTTACGCTCCCACCTCGCCCTATGTCCGCAAGGTCGTGGTCTGCCTTCACGAACTCGGCCTCGACGACCGAGTCGAGCGCATTGCCACCAACGTCTGGGATCCCGAAACCGACATCGGCGGGACCAATCCCCTCGGCAAGGTTCCGGCACTGGTCCTGGATGACGGCATGGTGCTGTTCGATTCTCCCGTCATCTGCGAATACATCAACGACCTCACCGGCGGAACGCTGTTCAGCAGCGGCGACGACCGCTGGTGGGCGCTACGGCTCGAGGCCCTCGCCGACGGCATTCTCGACGCCGCCATCCTGCGTCTCCTCGAAGGCCGGCGGCCGGAAAATCTCCAGTCCGCCGATTGGTCGGCGCGCCAGAGGCGTGCCATCGACCGGGCCTTGGACGTGCTGGAAGCCGAAGTCGAACATTGGGGCGAAACACCGACCATCGGCCACATCACCGCCGGCTGCGCCTTGGGCTATCTCGACTTCCGTTTCGGCCATGAGGACTGGCGCCCGGGACGCGCCAAGCTCGCGTCCTGGTATGAGGCGTTCGCCGCCCGACCGTCGATGCAGGCCTCGGTTCCCAAAGACCCGCCGGCTTGA
- a CDS encoding NAD(P)-binding domain-containing protein, whose translation MPIEKVETLVVGGGQAGLAMSEHLSNCGIDHLVLERNRIAERWRSERWDSLVANGPAWHDRFPGMEFSDVEPDAFAPKERVADYFVAYAERINAPIRCGVEVKEVQRNDGRPGFRVETSDGVIEATNVVAATGPFQRPVIPAIVPEDAGIMQIHSNAYRNPDQLPEGAVLVIGAGSSGAQIADELLRAGKRVYLSVGPHDRPPRSYRGRDFCWWLGVLGKWDAAAMEPGTEHVTISVSGAYGGDTVDFRRLAAQGMTLVGRTETFKDGVMTFAPDLADNIERGDANYLSLLDEADAYVDRNGLDLPEEPEARKIDPDPDCATNPILELNLAEAEITSIIWATGFAVDFSWLKVDAFDDNGKPKHQRGISAEPGVYFLGLPWQSRRASSFIWGVWHDAKFLADHISTQRKYLEHHASAQRAAGVV comes from the coding sequence ATGCCAATCGAAAAAGTAGAGACGCTCGTTGTTGGCGGCGGCCAAGCCGGGTTGGCTATGAGCGAGCACCTGAGCAACTGCGGCATAGATCACCTCGTTCTGGAGCGGAATCGAATTGCCGAACGCTGGCGCTCGGAAAGATGGGATTCTCTGGTTGCCAATGGTCCGGCCTGGCACGATCGGTTCCCGGGCATGGAGTTTTCGGATGTCGAGCCCGATGCCTTTGCCCCCAAGGAGAGGGTTGCGGACTATTTCGTCGCCTACGCAGAACGGATCAATGCCCCTATCCGCTGCGGCGTGGAGGTAAAGGAAGTGCAAAGGAACGATGGCCGGCCCGGCTTTCGTGTCGAAACGTCGGATGGCGTGATCGAGGCCACCAACGTTGTTGCCGCCACCGGACCTTTCCAACGCCCTGTCATTCCAGCAATTGTTCCGGAAGATGCGGGCATCATGCAGATCCATTCCAACGCCTACCGCAATCCCGACCAGTTGCCTGAGGGTGCGGTGCTGGTGATCGGAGCGGGATCTTCGGGGGCGCAGATCGCGGACGAACTGTTGCGTGCGGGAAAGCGTGTTTACCTCTCGGTCGGACCGCACGACCGCCCCCCGCGAAGCTATCGCGGGCGTGACTTCTGCTGGTGGCTGGGGGTCCTCGGCAAGTGGGATGCCGCGGCCATGGAACCGGGCACGGAACATGTCACGATTTCGGTGAGCGGTGCCTATGGCGGCGATACGGTCGACTTCCGGCGTCTTGCTGCGCAGGGAATGACGCTCGTCGGTCGGACGGAAACATTCAAAGACGGTGTGATGACCTTCGCGCCGGACCTTGCAGACAATATTGAGCGAGGGGATGCCAACTATCTGTCGTTGCTGGACGAAGCCGACGCTTATGTTGACCGCAATGGTCTCGACCTTCCGGAGGAGCCTGAGGCCCGCAAGATCGATCCGGACCCGGACTGCGCGACCAATCCCATTCTCGAGTTGAATCTGGCGGAGGCTGAAATAACCTCGATAATCTGGGCAACCGGCTTTGCCGTTGATTTCAGCTGGTTGAAGGTTGATGCGTTCGACGACAATGGCAAGCCAAAGCATCAGCGCGGTATTTCGGCCGAGCCCGGGGTCTATTTCCTGGGATTGCCATGGCAGTCTCGACGGGCGTCCTCGTTCATCTGGGGCGTCTGGCACGACGCCAAGTTTCTGGCAGACCATATTTCCACGCAACGCAAGTATCTGGAGCACCATGCTTCAGCGCAACGCGCGGCCGGAGTCGTTTAG
- a CDS encoding DUF2125 domain-containing protein has product MPLTVLAVIAFAGAYAGYWYYAKGALHDGVDLWIAQRRAEGIDVRVGALSITGFPFALDAEARDVVAAQAGGRVAWEGRVPILHMVGAPWDFRRLAFATGGPAELIVVNIVTGQRAAITAARGEGSAAFEASGRLRFRELRLYKIGAEGSEPFLPMTAAVADFGVNQREPDAVEVSLRAVDMTMPPLPGPQLGQSLQTLAATIVWQGAIPSLPTQSALAAWRANGGRVDIRFLEAVWGPLGFTASGEARLDADLQPTGTLSTTTQGYREAVNAIEAAGQMSPRQAAQTRLMLDLMATRPGNGGPPQLDVDLNLVDRRLSAGALPLAVLPRIDWPLR; this is encoded by the coding sequence ATGCCCCTGACCGTCCTCGCCGTGATCGCCTTTGCCGGCGCCTATGCCGGCTATTGGTATTACGCCAAGGGCGCGTTGCACGACGGCGTCGATTTATGGATCGCCCAGCGCCGCGCCGAAGGCATCGACGTGCGCGTCGGCGCGCTGTCGATCACCGGCTTCCCGTTCGCCCTCGACGCCGAGGCCCGGGACGTCGTCGCCGCGCAGGCGGGCGGACGGGTTGCGTGGGAAGGCCGCGTTCCCATTCTGCATATGGTTGGCGCACCGTGGGACTTCCGCCGTCTCGCCTTCGCGACCGGTGGTCCGGCCGAGTTGATCGTCGTCAACATCGTCACCGGGCAGCGCGCCGCGATCACGGCCGCTCGCGGCGAGGGCAGCGCGGCTTTCGAAGCGAGCGGCCGGCTCCGTTTCCGCGAGCTCCGCCTGTACAAGATCGGGGCCGAAGGCAGCGAGCCCTTTCTGCCGATGACGGCGGCGGTCGCGGATTTCGGCGTCAATCAACGGGAACCGGACGCGGTCGAGGTGTCGCTACGCGCCGTCGACATGACGATGCCGCCTTTGCCCGGTCCCCAACTCGGCCAAAGTCTGCAGACTCTGGCGGCAACAATCGTCTGGCAGGGAGCCATCCCATCGCTGCCGACCCAGTCCGCGCTGGCCGCATGGCGGGCGAACGGCGGCAGGGTCGATATTCGATTTCTCGAAGCGGTATGGGGACCGCTGGGTTTCACCGCCAGCGGCGAGGCGCGCCTCGATGCCGACTTGCAGCCGACCGGCACCCTTTCGACGACGACGCAAGGTTACCGCGAAGCGGTGAACGCGATCGAAGCCGCCGGCCAGATGTCGCCACGGCAGGCGGCGCAGACCCGTCTCATGCTCGACCTCATGGCGACGCGGCCGGGGAATGGCGGGCCGCCGCAACTCGACGTCGACCTCAACCTTGTCGATCGCCGGCTGTCGGCGGGCGCGCTGCCGTTGGCGGTGCTGCCGCGCATCGACTGGCCGTTGAGGTAG
- a CDS encoding D-cysteine desulfhydrase family protein, whose amino-acid sequence MNLDSFARIELQDAPTPFEPLHRLSADLGGPSIFAKRDDLFGIGGGGSKCRKLEFAAAAARAEDADVIITAGGYQSNHCRQTAAVAAKLGLDCELVLSRNVPYDGADYGVSGNFLLDRLFGAKLHLHPGGTDRDAAMAELAAESRAGGRRPYIVPVGASYPLGCLGYVRAAQEIEAQAEAGGLDIDCIVVASSSGGTLAGLAVGFELSSRPIRLIGIDVDREAENLDRVVLPLVRETLDLLGKSPHLDCVAVDFLSGYAGAGYGRPTETMVEAVELTARREGMLLDPVYSGKAMAGLIDLCRSGELKRGETVVFLHTGGAPGLFGYRAYFD is encoded by the coding sequence ATGAACCTCGATAGCTTCGCGCGTATCGAGCTCCAGGATGCTCCGACGCCGTTCGAGCCGCTGCACCGCTTGTCGGCCGACCTCGGCGGTCCGTCGATCTTTGCCAAACGCGACGATTTGTTCGGTATCGGCGGCGGCGGCAGCAAATGCCGCAAGCTGGAATTCGCCGCGGCGGCGGCGCGCGCCGAGGACGCCGATGTCATCATCACCGCCGGCGGCTATCAGTCCAATCATTGCCGGCAGACGGCCGCCGTGGCGGCCAAGCTGGGCCTCGATTGCGAGCTCGTCCTGTCCCGCAACGTGCCCTATGACGGCGCGGATTACGGCGTCAGCGGCAATTTCCTTTTAGACCGCCTATTCGGGGCCAAGCTCCACCTTCATCCCGGCGGCACCGACCGCGATGCGGCAATGGCTGAGCTTGCCGCGGAATCGCGGGCGGGCGGCCGGCGGCCTTATATCGTCCCGGTGGGCGCGTCCTATCCGCTCGGCTGCCTCGGCTATGTGCGGGCGGCGCAGGAGATCGAGGCCCAAGCCGAGGCGGGTGGGCTCGACATCGATTGCATCGTCGTCGCATCCTCGAGCGGTGGAACGCTGGCCGGCCTCGCCGTGGGTTTCGAGCTCTCCTCCCGGCCGATTCGATTGATCGGCATCGATGTCGACCGCGAGGCGGAGAATCTCGACCGCGTCGTGCTGCCATTGGTGCGGGAAACGCTCGACTTGCTCGGAAAATCCCCACATCTCGACTGTGTGGCCGTCGATTTTCTGTCCGGCTATGCCGGCGCCGGTTATGGGCGACCGACGGAGACGATGGTCGAGGCGGTCGAACTGACCGCGCGCCGCGAGGGCATGCTGCTCGACCCGGTCTACAGCGGAAAGGCGATGGCAGGGCTTATCGATCTGTGCCGCTCCGGCGAGCTGAAGCGGGGCGAGACGGTGGTTTTCCTGCATACCGGCGGTGCGCCGGGGCTATTCGGCTATCGCGCCTATTTCGACTGA
- a CDS encoding glycosyltransferase family 2 protein: MVTITGSVFGRGSLTDAGPKTTVICAVWHGDPDWRQLLVGHRGNLEAQTVPVESIYVFDGGISPPADFDRPYLATGEPLTIYQAWNLALVAVTTPLVMNLNLDDRLCTDAVADFERLMRDPRTGLVGGDWRICYDQATTDDVGPCRPLDTLAVSVKHPARPEDGPVRLGCGAGRETFGPATLWRMALHDSFPPYPMTFGDGTPIRVIGDGVWWSMLEKRGVRLARCNAIVGHYHSHPADQAEFRYDRPGEWEHFQRHGAGPN, translated from the coding sequence ATGGTGACGATAACCGGCTCCGTTTTCGGTCGCGGCAGCCTCACCGACGCGGGGCCCAAGACCACCGTCATCTGCGCCGTGTGGCACGGCGACCCGGATTGGCGCCAATTGCTCGTCGGCCATCGAGGAAACCTCGAGGCCCAAACGGTGCCGGTGGAGAGCATCTACGTGTTCGACGGCGGGATTTCGCCGCCGGCGGATTTCGACCGCCCCTACCTGGCCACCGGCGAGCCATTGACGATCTACCAGGCGTGGAACCTGGCGCTCGTCGCGGTGACCACGCCGCTGGTGATGAATCTGAACCTCGACGACCGATTGTGCACAGACGCGGTGGCGGATTTCGAACGGCTCATGCGCGATCCACGAACCGGCCTGGTCGGCGGCGATTGGCGGATCTGCTACGATCAGGCGACGACCGACGATGTCGGCCCCTGCCGGCCCCTCGACACCCTTGCCGTATCGGTGAAACACCCCGCCCGACCCGAAGATGGACCGGTGCGTCTCGGCTGCGGAGCGGGGCGCGAGACGTTCGGTCCGGCAACCCTGTGGCGCATGGCGCTGCACGATTCCTTCCCACCCTACCCGATGACTTTCGGCGACGGCACGCCGATCCGCGTGATCGGCGACGGCGTGTGGTGGTCGATGTTGGAGAAACGCGGCGTCAGGCTGGCGCGGTGCAACGCGATCGTCGGGCACTATCATTCCCATCCCGCCGACCAGGCCGAATTCCGCTACGACAGGCCGGGGGAGTGGGAGCATTTTCAACGCCACGGCGCCGGACCGAATTGA